A genomic region of Prevotella scopos JCM 17725 contains the following coding sequences:
- a CDS encoding DNA recombination protein RmuC, translated as MAIIYLLLGIIIGASIMLLWIKNKSTLEQKKAGEELAVLRSQLDTERRNVDERIAAVKENALQQLEAERKHGEQLRNELQKQAEAKNRLLQEEVRNMAAQMLAENREKMNTADKERLDALLAPLKERIEAFNQTVTNNSKENAANKTEIKTSFEAAMKQLHAEQEMTIKAMREEQERAVKELREQTDRIGNDAASLTKALKGDSKMQGDWGEMILEKTLEDCGLVKDQHFFLQENFKDEDNNNYRPDAVIVFPNNERAVVDSKVSLTAYQAAIKETDDVQRDKLLKEHVTSVRKHIDELSAKNYEKIVPGCIGYVLMFVPYESGYSAAIKGDPSILQYAFRKHIIVLSPSNLLMALQLTRTMWQNHRLNDNVDKILQQSNDLYDKFATFAETFLKIGTNIERLQQDFNKAKGQLNDGKGNIVRRLEGLKTLGINPKKQIPENL; from the coding sequence ATGGCAATTATCTACTTACTTCTCGGCATCATCATCGGCGCAAGCATTATGCTGCTATGGATAAAGAACAAATCAACATTAGAGCAGAAGAAAGCTGGTGAGGAATTAGCTGTCCTTCGTAGCCAACTTGACACGGAACGGAGGAATGTTGATGAACGTATTGCTGCAGTCAAAGAGAATGCTCTTCAGCAGCTTGAAGCAGAACGAAAGCATGGCGAACAACTACGCAACGAACTCCAAAAGCAGGCTGAAGCTAAGAACAGACTGCTGCAAGAGGAGGTGCGCAACATGGCTGCACAAATGTTGGCTGAGAATCGGGAGAAGATGAATACTGCCGATAAGGAACGACTCGACGCCCTTCTGGCACCACTGAAAGAGCGTATAGAGGCTTTCAATCAGACGGTTACAAATAACAGCAAGGAGAATGCAGCTAACAAAACAGAGATAAAAACGTCGTTTGAGGCTGCCATGAAACAACTCCATGCGGAGCAGGAGATGACCATTAAGGCGATGCGTGAAGAACAAGAACGTGCCGTAAAGGAACTTCGAGAACAGACTGATCGTATCGGTAATGATGCAGCGTCACTGACAAAAGCACTGAAGGGCGACTCGAAGATGCAGGGCGATTGGGGTGAGATGATTCTTGAAAAGACCCTCGAAGACTGTGGCTTAGTGAAAGACCAACATTTCTTCCTTCAAGAGAACTTCAAGGATGAAGACAATAATAACTATCGCCCAGATGCGGTCATCGTTTTCCCAAATAACGAACGCGCTGTCGTCGATTCAAAGGTGTCGTTGACGGCTTACCAAGCCGCTATCAAGGAAACCGACGATGTTCAACGTGACAAACTCTTAAAAGAACACGTCACCTCTGTCCGTAAGCATATTGACGAACTCTCTGCGAAAAACTATGAGAAGATTGTCCCAGGCTGCATCGGCTACGTCCTGATGTTCGTACCTTATGAGAGTGGCTACTCGGCAGCTATCAAAGGCGACCCTTCCATCCTGCAATATGCTTTCCGTAAGCATATCATTGTCCTTAGTCCAAGTAACCTCCTCATGGCGTTACAACTGACGCGAACCATGTGGCAGAACCATCGACTAAATGATAACGTAGATAAGATATTACAACAATCCAACGACCTCTACGATAAGTTCGCTACCTTTGCCGAAACTTTCCTAAAGATAGGTACCAACATCGAACGACTTCAACAAGACTTCAATAAGGCTAAGGGGCAGCTCAACGATGGCAAAGGCAACATCGTCCGCCGTCTGGAGGGACTCAAAACCTTGGGCATCAACCCCAAGAAACAGATTCCCGAGAACCTCTAA
- a CDS encoding Fur family transcriptional regulator, which translates to MNDKEIEDLLKAHDIRLTANRILIARTLAGLDYPISMKELESKIQTIDKSNIFRTLLLFKDHHLVHQLEDGNDVVRYELCFSHDVEEDDDMHVHFYCEHCQHTFCLGEISAPQVDLPPGYKQLSINYMVKGFCPKCAHRYYIKG; encoded by the coding sequence ATGAATGACAAAGAGATTGAAGATCTGCTAAAGGCACACGATATTAGATTAACAGCCAACCGCATCCTTATTGCACGTACCCTAGCCGGACTTGACTATCCAATCTCCATGAAGGAACTTGAATCAAAAATCCAGACGATTGATAAGTCGAACATATTCCGAACCCTCTTACTCTTCAAGGATCACCACTTGGTACATCAACTTGAAGATGGTAATGATGTGGTACGTTATGAGTTATGTTTCAGCCATGACGTGGAGGAGGATGACGACATGCATGTACACTTCTATTGTGAACATTGCCAACACACCTTCTGCCTTGGAGAAATCTCTGCGCCACAGGTAGATTTACCACCAGGCTACAAACAATTGTCTATAAACTACATGGTAAAAGGCTTCTGTCCTAAATGCGCTCACCGCTATTATATAAAAGGATAA
- a CDS encoding RloB domain-containing protein — protein MARKINSRQIKQPQKRVIGAGITEFWYLKHLKPLLGFVYEMKPRYFGNESMDNINKLIDEGLTDGAEVICFFDEDVSQWNPEEGRQIKELHRKYDDNERITLACSMPSIEYWFLLHYEKTNRHLRTSADAINALHKYIAQFDKKEKFLKQEKWVAELIKDGKMEEAMRRAEALGRSGASYSDVWKAIKFLKS, from the coding sequence ATGGCACGCAAGATTAATTCCCGGCAAATCAAACAACCGCAAAAGCGAGTTATTGGTGCTGGCATCACGGAATTCTGGTACTTGAAGCATCTCAAGCCACTGCTTGGATTTGTATATGAAATGAAGCCACGTTACTTTGGTAACGAGTCAATGGATAACATCAATAAGCTCATTGATGAAGGGCTGACAGATGGTGCCGAGGTTATCTGCTTCTTTGATGAAGATGTGTCACAATGGAACCCTGAGGAAGGACGACAAATCAAAGAACTGCATCGCAAGTATGATGACAACGAACGTATCACACTTGCATGTAGCATGCCTTCCATTGAATATTGGTTCCTACTCCACTACGAGAAGACCAATCGACATCTGCGCACCTCCGCCGATGCCATCAATGCCTTGCATAAGTATATCGCCCAATTCGATAAGAAGGAGAAATTCCTGAAGCAAGAGAAATGGGTAGCAGAACTCATCAAGGATGGCAAGATGGAAGAAGCCATGCGACGAGCAGAAGCACTTGGAAGAAGTGGTGCTTCTTATTCGGATGTATGGAAGGCGATAAAATTTTTAAAATCATAA
- a CDS encoding helix-turn-helix transcriptional regulator — MERNQLSATLKQLRKEYHLTQEDMAFKAGVGLRFVREMEQGKATLRMDKVNQVLELFNLQLGPVPIPKD; from the coding sequence ATGGAGAGAAATCAATTATCAGCCACATTAAAACAACTGCGGAAGGAATACCATCTTACGCAGGAAGACATGGCTTTCAAAGCTGGTGTAGGGCTGCGCTTTGTTCGTGAAATGGAACAAGGAAAAGCTACATTACGCATGGACAAAGTCAATCAAGTGCTTGAGCTGTTCAACCTACAGTTAGGACCAGTACCCATTCCAAAGGACTAA
- a CDS encoding GSCFA domain-containing protein, translating to MEFRTIVNIPRPTFELEPCERILFVGSCFADNIGKRFVEEKFRAVVNPFGVMYNPVSVLHTVEKMEGHSFDTAVFTLGTNHVYVERATGEIVDNCQKRPQREFEECELTIEACVDALHEAIALLRQANPKVNVIVTVSPIRYAKYSFHGSQLSKAVLLLAADKLVKDEGERIYYFPAYEIVNDELRDYRFYKADMLHPNSQAVAYIWEQLVATCFSAEAKQFLKAWQPIKEALAHRPFNPEAAAYQDFIKQTKEKARLLKLKYPNLELNL from the coding sequence ATGGAATTTAGAACCATTGTCAACATTCCCCGTCCAACATTTGAGTTGGAACCTTGTGAACGGATTCTTTTCGTTGGATCATGCTTTGCCGACAATATTGGTAAGCGATTTGTAGAAGAGAAGTTTCGTGCAGTGGTAAATCCCTTTGGGGTGATGTATAACCCTGTGTCCGTGTTACATACGGTGGAAAAGATGGAGGGTCATAGCTTTGATACGGCTGTATTCACATTGGGAACAAACCATGTCTATGTGGAGCGGGCAACAGGTGAGATAGTTGACAACTGCCAGAAACGTCCACAGCGTGAGTTTGAAGAGTGCGAACTAACGATTGAGGCGTGTGTTGATGCCCTGCATGAGGCTATTGCCCTTTTACGACAAGCGAACCCGAAGGTGAACGTTATTGTCACCGTCAGTCCGATTCGTTATGCTAAATATAGCTTTCATGGAAGTCAGTTGTCGAAGGCTGTGTTGTTGTTGGCTGCCGATAAGCTAGTGAAAGACGAAGGCGAACGGATTTATTATTTCCCAGCCTATGAGATTGTTAACGACGAACTACGCGATTATCGTTTCTACAAAGCCGATATGCTACACCCTAATAGTCAGGCTGTTGCCTATATCTGGGAACAGCTTGTGGCAACCTGCTTCTCAGCTGAAGCGAAACAATTTCTTAAAGCGTGGCAACCCATCAAAGAGGCATTGGCACACCGCCCGTTTAATCCAGAGGCAGCGGCATATCAGGATTTCATAAAGCAAACAAAAGAAAAAGCAAGATTATTGAAACTAAAATATCCTAATTTAGAACTCAACTTATAA
- a CDS encoding transposase, translating to MGSKHSKHRTFSEDFILTLLREYYSSEVSINFICRKYGINSASFYQWQKKYDLDEKKLSLSHDIITKVKAMRSKKAMEKVPLTREEELEEQVSNLKKALEYSELRNQGLMKVIEISSKEYGEDLLKKAGAKQ from the coding sequence ATGGGAAGTAAACATTCTAAACACAGAACATTCAGTGAGGACTTTATTCTCACTTTACTTCGTGAGTATTACTCATCAGAAGTGTCAATTAATTTCATCTGTCGTAAGTACGGCATTAATAGTGCCAGCTTTTATCAATGGCAAAAAAAGTATGATTTAGATGAAAAAAAGCTATCTTTGTCGCATGATATTATTACTAAAGTAAAAGCTATGCGTAGTAAGAAAGCTATGGAGAAAGTCCCTCTAACTCGTGAGGAAGAGCTTGAAGAACAAGTATCGAATTTGAAGAAAGCTTTGGAGTATTCTGAACTTCGCAATCAAGGTTTGATGAAAGTCATAGAGATAAGCAGTAAGGAATATGGTGAGGATTTGCTAAAAAAAGCTGGCGCCAAGCAGTAG
- a CDS encoding IS3 family transposase, protein MSKEKREHRKLTEKIVVRAVMDVRADAPRIGAKKLLHMLMDIYPGLMLGRDRFYQLMHKHHLMLKPSRCRHTTNSNHNYFKYKNTAKGMVLTRPAQLWVADITYIDTEDGVVYLHLITDAFTHEIIGWKLSDSLQAVNTLAALDMAIEHSQGMNLSLMTHHSDRGVQYCSNAYVARLESIHSGISMTEDYNPTDNAIAERVNGIIKQEWLYHMKRPKNLDDARCTIAGIIDFYNNKRPHMSNGMLTPRQMREKHCNVA, encoded by the coding sequence GTGAGTAAAGAGAAGAGGGAGCATCGTAAACTTACTGAGAAAATTGTCGTACGTGCAGTAATGGATGTTCGTGCAGATGCTCCTCGAATAGGTGCAAAGAAACTTTTGCACATGCTTATGGATATCTATCCTGGCTTAATGCTTGGGCGCGACAGGTTCTACCAGCTAATGCACAAGCATCACCTTATGCTGAAGCCATCCAGATGTCGCCACACCACGAACTCCAATCACAACTATTTCAAGTATAAGAACACGGCAAAAGGAATGGTTCTTACACGTCCTGCACAACTCTGGGTAGCAGACATCACATATATAGATACTGAGGATGGTGTGGTCTATCTTCACCTCATAACCGATGCATTCACTCATGAGATAATCGGATGGAAGCTTTCTGACAGTCTGCAGGCTGTCAATACGCTTGCTGCCCTAGACATGGCAATAGAACATTCACAGGGTATGAATCTCTCGCTGATGACGCACCACTCTGATCGTGGGGTTCAATACTGCAGCAACGCCTACGTGGCAAGGCTGGAGAGTATACACTCGGGCATAAGCATGACTGAAGACTACAACCCTACAGATAATGCAATCGCCGAAAGAGTGAACGGAATAATAAAGCAAGAGTGGCTCTACCACATGAAACGACCGAAGAACCTCGATGATGCACGATGCACTATTGCTGGTATCATAGACTTCTACAACAATAAGAGACCCCATATGAGCAACGGCATGCTTACGCCAAGACAAATGAGAGAAAAGCACTGCAATGTAGCATAA
- a CDS encoding S1C family serine protease, giving the protein MIQQKTLWEKLFLMVSLITLMSCAHRSGHGKKFAEENRYKVQRSNNSKTIEQDMDPDAIIRDQPNVRTAQHRHRMGGSEIFKRFGDAVFMVVTSDGEDMYQGSGFFIGKDGLAVSNYHVFKDTGMGLEAVKLASDDHFYKVSHIYVKDEEHDFILFRVACQNSTYLPIADSQPQVGDKVFAIGSPRGLENTFSSGEVSQWRDRYLMQISALIDHGSSGGALVNEFGEVVGITSGTFAEGSQANLNYAWSIDVIKPYLRQ; this is encoded by the coding sequence ATGATACAACAAAAAACATTGTGGGAAAAGCTTTTTCTAATGGTGTCGCTTATCACCTTAATGTCTTGTGCTCATCGCTCAGGACATGGGAAGAAGTTTGCTGAAGAAAATAGATATAAGGTCCAGAGAAGTAATAATTCAAAGACGATAGAACAAGATATGGACCCTGATGCGATTATCCGGGATCAACCAAATGTGAGGACTGCACAACATCGTCATCGGATGGGTGGCTCAGAAATCTTCAAGCGATTTGGTGACGCAGTCTTTATGGTCGTTACTTCCGATGGCGAGGATATGTATCAAGGTTCAGGCTTCTTTATTGGGAAAGATGGATTAGCGGTTAGCAATTATCATGTTTTCAAAGATACAGGAATGGGACTTGAGGCTGTGAAACTTGCAAGCGATGACCACTTCTATAAGGTAAGTCACATTTATGTAAAAGATGAGGAACATGATTTTATATTATTTCGTGTAGCTTGTCAGAATAGTACGTATCTCCCCATTGCGGATAGTCAGCCACAAGTAGGAGATAAGGTCTTTGCTATTGGTAGTCCACGCGGATTAGAAAATACATTCTCTTCAGGTGAGGTTTCGCAATGGCGTGATAGGTATCTTATGCAGATAAGTGCTCTTATCGATCATGGCAGTAGTGGTGGAGCGTTGGTTAACGAATTTGGTGAAGTAGTAGGTATTACCTCGGGGACTTTTGCCGAAGGATCACAAGCTAACTTAAATTATGCATGGAGTATAGATGTTATCAAACCTTATTTGCGACAATAA
- a CDS encoding bifunctional UDP-N-acetylmuramoyl-tripeptide:D-alanyl-D-alanine ligase/alanine racemase, with the protein MNYTIEKVTTLIGARRYGDKDANISFVLTDSRSLCFPEETLFFALKSERNDGHYYIPELYARGVRNFVVELVPEGWATRYPDANLLKVVDTLEALQRLAERHRDEYLIPIVGITGSNGKTMVKEWLYQLLSPQMVVTRSPRSYNSQIGVPLSVLLLNENTQIGVFEAGISQPGEMMALHDIIQPTIGVFTALGTAHQENFPSIEAKCHEKIKLFHDTKALVYSADEEVFTKCLNEYDYKGLKLDWSAKKPEAAFYIEAIEKKDIETTITYVWEGKTEGQYKLPFIDDASIENSVTCAIVALHLGVTPSALAERMALLEPVAMRLEVKEGQHGCTLINDSYNSDFNSLDIALDFMNRRPDHMGRRRTLILSDILQSGDSDKDLYHKVAFLCEKRGVEKFIGIGEGLLSQRSAFKHLGEKHFFATVNAFIHSEVFARLHDEVILLKGARQFGFDHLTELLVKKVHETVLEVNLNAVVDNLNWYRSFLKKETKLVCMIKADAYGAGAVEIAKTLQDHRVDYLAVAVADEGVTLRKNGITSNIMIMNPEMSSFKTLFDYDLEPEVYSFRLLDALVKAAQKEGITGYPVHIKLDTGMHRLGFDPEKDMDELINRLKHQNAIIPRSVFSHFVGSDADSFDAFSARQFARFDEGSKKLQAAFKHKIIRHMDNSSGIEHFPERQLDMCRLGLGLYGINPRTNKIINNVSTLKTTILQMRHVPAGDTVGYSRKGEIDHDSVIAAIPIGYADGLNRHLGNRHCYCLVNGQKAAYVGNICMDVAMIDVTGIDCKEGDSVEIFGDHLPVTVLSDTLDTIPYEVLTTISNRVKRVYFQD; encoded by the coding sequence ATGAATTATACTATTGAGAAAGTAACGACGCTCATCGGTGCACGCCGTTATGGTGATAAGGATGCAAACATCAGCTTTGTACTTACTGACAGCCGCTCACTGTGTTTCCCTGAAGAAACACTGTTCTTCGCACTTAAGTCTGAACGTAACGACGGACATTATTATATCCCAGAACTCTATGCAAGGGGTGTAAGGAATTTTGTCGTGGAGCTAGTTCCAGAGGGATGGGCTACACGCTATCCTGACGCTAACCTCTTGAAAGTTGTTGACACACTGGAAGCTTTGCAACGATTGGCTGAACGCCATCGTGACGAATACCTGATTCCGATTGTGGGTATTACGGGCTCGAATGGTAAGACGATGGTTAAGGAGTGGCTTTATCAGTTGCTTTCTCCGCAGATGGTTGTCACCCGTTCACCACGTAGCTATAATTCACAGATTGGTGTTCCATTGTCTGTATTGCTACTGAATGAGAATACACAGATTGGTGTCTTCGAGGCGGGTATCAGTCAGCCGGGCGAGATGATGGCTTTGCATGATATCATCCAACCAACCATCGGTGTCTTCACGGCACTGGGTACGGCTCATCAAGAGAATTTCCCATCTATAGAAGCGAAATGCCATGAGAAGATAAAACTCTTCCATGATACGAAGGCGTTAGTCTATTCGGCTGATGAAGAGGTGTTTACGAAGTGCCTGAACGAATATGACTATAAGGGACTTAAGCTCGACTGGTCAGCTAAGAAGCCGGAAGCGGCTTTCTATATCGAAGCCATTGAGAAGAAAGACATTGAGACAACCATCACCTACGTATGGGAAGGAAAGACGGAAGGACAATATAAACTGCCTTTCATTGACGATGCTAGCATTGAGAACTCTGTCACCTGTGCTATCGTTGCCCTCCACCTTGGGGTTACTCCGTCAGCACTCGCTGAACGAATGGCACTACTGGAACCTGTCGCAATGCGCTTGGAGGTGAAGGAAGGACAGCATGGCTGTACGCTTATCAACGATTCTTATAACTCTGATTTCAACTCACTCGACATAGCACTCGACTTTATGAACCGTCGTCCTGACCACATGGGACGTCGTCGTACACTGATTCTGAGCGATATCCTGCAGAGTGGTGACTCGGATAAAGACCTGTATCACAAGGTCGCTTTCCTATGTGAGAAACGTGGCGTTGAGAAGTTCATCGGTATCGGTGAAGGACTCTTGTCACAGCGTTCGGCTTTTAAACATCTGGGTGAGAAGCATTTCTTCGCTACGGTCAACGCCTTTATCCATAGCGAGGTCTTCGCTCGTCTGCACGATGAAGTCATCTTGTTGAAAGGCGCACGCCAGTTTGGTTTCGACCATCTGACAGAACTTTTGGTGAAGAAGGTGCATGAGACGGTGTTGGAAGTGAATCTCAATGCGGTTGTTGACAACCTGAACTGGTATCGTTCGTTCCTCAAGAAGGAGACGAAATTGGTTTGTATGATTAAGGCTGATGCTTATGGCGCAGGAGCCGTTGAGATTGCCAAGACCCTTCAGGACCATCGTGTTGACTATCTTGCCGTGGCTGTTGCTGATGAGGGTGTGACGCTCCGTAAGAATGGTATCACAAGCAATATCATGATTATGAACCCTGAGATGAGTTCTTTCAAGACGCTCTTCGACTATGACCTTGAGCCAGAGGTGTATAGCTTCCGACTCTTGGATGCGCTCGTGAAAGCGGCACAGAAGGAGGGTATCACGGGATATCCTGTTCATATAAAACTCGATACGGGTATGCACCGCTTAGGCTTCGACCCTGAGAAGGATATGGATGAGCTTATCAACCGACTGAAACATCAGAATGCTATCATCCCGCGTTCGGTATTCTCTCACTTCGTTGGCTCGGATGCCGACAGCTTCGATGCGTTCTCTGCTCGTCAGTTTGCACGCTTCGATGAGGGTAGCAAGAAGTTGCAAGCGGCTTTCAAACATAAGATTATCCGTCACATGGATAACTCATCAGGCATCGAACACTTCCCTGAACGTCAGTTGGATATGTGCCGATTGGGCCTTGGACTCTATGGCATCAACCCACGCACAAACAAAATTATCAATAATGTGTCAACACTGAAGACAACGATTCTTCAGATGCGCCACGTACCAGCTGGCGACACCGTTGGCTACTCTCGTAAGGGTGAAATCGACCACGACAGTGTGATTGCTGCCATCCCAATCGGTTATGCGGACGGTCTGAACCGCCACTTGGGCAACCGCCACTGCTATTGTCTGGTCAATGGTCAGAAGGCAGCGTATGTTGGTAACATCTGTATGGACGTAGCGATGATTGATGTCACCGGCATCGATTGTAAGGAAGGCGACAGTGTCGAAATCTTCGGCGACCACCTCCCCGTCACCGTCCTCAGCGATACCCTCGACACCATACCATACGAGGTTCTGACGACCATCAGCAACCGCGTGAAGAGGGTTTATTTCCAGGATTAG
- a CDS encoding AAA family ATPase has protein sequence MIEEITFKNVLSFKEENTFSFEATADTTFEAQQVVTMPNGTRLLKLGILYGPNAGGKSNLLRAISILRDFMVSDPQNMDEPTGFEQFMLDKETPSQPSEFNIKFWVEGIRYWYQLKATRQQVLQEKLSYYKTTQPIKVFERVLEDGQSVLSFNPAVQKIDQEEQKALTLNCLPNKSFFAARGRVNIKMEHVDVVRAWVRDKFMSMVGPHTNVSRYYRNKIGEDAALKTHLLKFMHQADFNITGINDKIKDAQYLTHLSEILQTEGLFTEEEKERLTSQNLYKEHVLDFEHTVENNRGQEIYELSTRQESEGTTRVMGVEAAIYEAVKNDSILMIDEIESSLHPKLIEFIIQEYITNSNESQMLLTTHYPGLLNTIDDLVRKDNIWFVEKDKSGASNLYSLVEFKGLNKISRFDNAYSNGQFGALPNI, from the coding sequence ATGATAGAGGAAATTACATTCAAAAATGTGCTATCCTTCAAGGAAGAGAATACATTCAGCTTTGAAGCCACAGCAGACACCACATTTGAGGCTCAACAAGTGGTGACAATGCCTAATGGAACTCGACTTCTAAAATTAGGAATCTTGTATGGCCCTAATGCTGGAGGAAAGAGTAATCTGCTGCGTGCTATATCTATACTTCGTGATTTTATGGTGTCTGACCCCCAAAACATGGACGAGCCAACAGGTTTTGAGCAGTTCATGCTTGACAAAGAAACGCCTTCTCAACCATCAGAGTTTAATATTAAGTTTTGGGTAGAAGGTATTCGTTACTGGTATCAGTTAAAGGCCACTCGCCAACAAGTGCTTCAAGAGAAGCTCTCCTATTACAAGACCACACAACCAATTAAAGTGTTTGAACGTGTTCTTGAAGATGGGCAATCTGTTTTATCATTCAACCCTGCTGTGCAAAAGATTGATCAGGAGGAACAGAAAGCTTTGACGCTGAACTGTCTTCCCAACAAGTCTTTTTTTGCAGCACGTGGCCGTGTGAATATAAAAATGGAACATGTGGATGTTGTCCGTGCTTGGGTACGCGATAAGTTCATGTCTATGGTTGGACCACACACAAACGTAAGCAGATATTATAGAAATAAGATAGGAGAAGATGCTGCTCTAAAAACACATTTACTTAAATTCATGCATCAAGCGGACTTCAATATAACAGGTATCAATGATAAAATAAAAGACGCACAATATCTTACTCATTTATCAGAGATACTTCAGACGGAAGGTCTCTTCACTGAGGAAGAAAAAGAACGGTTGACATCTCAAAATTTGTATAAAGAGCATGTTCTCGACTTTGAGCATACGGTAGAGAATAACCGTGGTCAAGAGATTTACGAATTATCTACACGCCAGGAGAGTGAGGGAACAACTCGCGTGATGGGTGTGGAAGCAGCCATCTATGAGGCAGTAAAGAATGACTCTATTCTGATGATTGACGAGATTGAATCATCGTTGCATCCAAAGCTGATAGAGTTCATCATTCAAGAATACATCACCAACAGCAACGAGAGTCAGATGCTTCTCACCACTCATTATCCAGGCTTGCTCAACACAATAGATGACCTTGTTCGCAAGGACAATATCTGGTTTGTTGAGAAGGATAAGTCCGGTGCATCTAACCTATACTCTCTTGTAGAGTTCAAAGGACTGAACAAAATATCAAGATTTGACAACGCTTATAGCAATGGTCAATTTGGTGCACTTCCTAACATCTAA
- a CDS encoding NUDIX domain-containing protein, with translation MYTYNYPHPAVTADCLVFARSDEGMKLLLIQRKNEPCKGKWAFPGGFMNIDETTVDAARRELKEETGLMVGELIRVGVFDAVHRDPRERIITVAYYTILDKPAEVSGLDDAAQAKWFLLTELPDLAFDHREILQEAEGVMGDR, from the coding sequence ATGTACACATATAATTATCCACACCCAGCCGTAACGGCTGACTGCCTTGTCTTTGCACGAAGTGATGAGGGGATGAAACTGCTGTTGATACAGCGGAAGAATGAACCTTGCAAAGGGAAATGGGCATTCCCCGGTGGCTTTATGAATATTGATGAGACAACCGTTGATGCTGCTCGTCGTGAACTGAAAGAGGAGACAGGACTGATGGTTGGTGAGTTGATACGTGTCGGCGTCTTCGATGCCGTCCATCGTGACCCACGCGAACGAATCATCACCGTAGCTTATTACACAATTCTTGATAAGCCTGCAGAAGTCAGTGGATTAGATGATGCTGCACAAGCAAAATGGTTCCTCTTGACCGAACTTCCCGACTTAGCGTTTGACCATAGGGAAATCCTCCAAGAGGCTGAAGGGGTGATGGGTGATAGGTGA
- a CDS encoding DKNYY domain-containing protein, translated as MRIYITIIILCAFLVSCKDKKYNYKSKGEWVHLKNGETIDGYTRIGDSIYGGYGDSIYLHTTMPILKGVDVSSFMVCKNTGYAKDSYHVYYPLWVVCEDAMDFGGCYFKDYIMEDVSSESFIYIGRGYATDGYKLFKKGKAVNNLIIKSRLKK; from the coding sequence ATGAGGATTTACATTACAATTATCATATTATGTGCTTTCTTAGTTTCTTGCAAAGATAAGAAATATAACTATAAAAGCAAAGGAGAATGGGTCCACTTAAAAAATGGAGAGACTATAGATGGTTATACCAGAATAGGTGACAGCATTTATGGGGGCTATGGAGATTCAATATATTTACATACAACGATGCCAATACTAAAGGGCGTTGATGTAAGTAGCTTCATGGTATGTAAAAATACAGGGTACGCGAAAGACTCGTACCATGTTTATTATCCGTTATGGGTTGTTTGTGAGGATGCTATGGACTTTGGTGGATGTTATTTTAAGGACTATATTATGGAAGATGTCTCTTCAGAGTCGTTTATATATATAGGACGAGGATATGCTACTGATGGCTATAAATTATTTAAAAAAGGTAAAGCTGTTAACAATCTAATAATAAAAAGCAGATTAAAGAAATGA